Proteins co-encoded in one Candida albicans SC5314 chromosome 3, complete sequence genomic window:
- the FAA2 gene encoding Faa2p (Putative acyl CoA synthetase; expression regulated upon white-opaque switch; rat catheter biofilm induced; Spider biofilm induced), producing the protein MSLDLFSASDFSKEVAISHLPFTRDITESVPLKPDANKNDNYSPIFRNKATASRLIQRIHPDLDTHHKLFNNAADMFGDRPCLGKRPYDYKNKTSAPRFDYFTYSEVKTKKNNIGAGFIRSLLGNPFLDPQLESHKKVVNHLRDWPTYGLQKSGRDNQDFEIEKNASFILTLFAVNRLEWVLTDLACSSYSITNTALYDTLGSDVSQYILGLTESPIVVTTNDKIPVLLDLKKNFPEQTKSLISIVSMDPIDLVSQNWFDQAKELKITIQDLNQIEELGSRNPIRELPPKRDALFTISFTSGTTGSKPKGVMLSQAGAAAYITSLTCIKPHAAPGDKVFIFLPLTHVYERQTSAFAWSTGYYLAFPQVTIGQENVNAFSNMLEDLRIFKPTYMSIVPRLLTRIEALIKGKIKELSPEEQDKVNQIIEYKIKEQAKHDGAKGLNAAFDQYPPYKFLREIVGYDNIKWVQTASAPIAPSTLVYLKASLNMGIRQQYGLTESGAAITSTDDYEAKAGSCGTILPTGQLKLRSVKDMGYSIDRLEGEVMLQGPQMFKGYYYNKEETDNSIDEDGWFHSGDIARIDPKTGRVSIIDRVKNFFKMQQGEYVSPEKIENRYLSSNPQITQLYVHGNSLQAYLVGIVGVEYEKGLKFLNEEFGFNKIDISEHELLEDLNKVEIKSKFLEKMNQNVRGKLNGFEILHNIHIEINPLTVEREVVTPTFKLRRPVASKFFANVFHRLYEIEQSLLHQAKLRTAKL; encoded by the coding sequence atgtCACTCGATTTGTTTTCTGCTTCTGATTTCAGCAAAGAAGTCGCAATATCTCATTTACCATTCACTCGTGATATTACCGAGAGTGTACCATTGAAACCAGATGCTAATAAAAATGACAATTATTCACCAATTTTCAGAAACAAAGCCACTGCTAGTCGTTTGATTCAGCGCATCCATCCTGATTTAGATACACACCACAAGTTGTTTAATAATGCTGCAGATATGTTTGGTGATCGTCCATGTCTTGGTAAAAGACCTTATgattacaaaaacaaaactcTGGCTCCaagatttgattatttcaCTTATTCAGAGGTGAAAACTAAGAAGAACAATATTGGTGCTGGGTTCATCCGCTCATTGTTAGGAAACCCATTCCTTGACCCTCAATTGGAATCTCACAAGAAGGTGGTTAATCATTTACGTGATTGGCCAACCTATGGGTTGCAAAAATCCGGAAGAGATAatcaagattttgaaattgaaaagaatgCTTCATTTATCTTGACTTTATTTGCTGTTAACCGTTTAGAATGGGTCTTGACTGATTTGGCATGTAGTTCATATTCCATCACCAACACTGCTTTATATGACACTTTGGGTTCTGATGTTTCACAATATATTTTGGGATTGACTGAATCCCCTATTGTCGTCACTACCAACGATAAAATCCCAGTGTTgttagatttgaaaaaaaatttcccTGAACAGACAAAATCcttgatttcaattgtttcaatggatccaattgatttggTATCACAAAACTGGTTTGATCAAgcaaaagaattgaaaatcacTATTCAAGActtgaatcaaattgaagAGTTAGGTTCTCGCAATCCAATCCGTGAATTGCCACCTAAAAGGGATGCATTATTTACAATTTCGTTTACTTCGGGAACTACAGGTAGTAAACCAAAGGGAGTTATGTTATCCCAAGCTGGTGCCGCTGCTTATATTACGTCATTGACATGTATTAAACCTCATGCTGCTCCTGGTGACAAggtatttatttttttgccatTAACTCATGTGTATGAACGTCAAACTAGTGCCTTTGCGTGGTCCACCGGTTATTACTTGGCATTCCCACAAGTGACCATTGGACAAGAAAACGTCAATGCTTTTTCCAATATGCTTGAAGATTTAAGAATTTTCAAACCAACCTACATGTCAATTGTTCCTCGATTATTGACAAGAATAGAAGCTTTGATCAAGGGTAAAATCAAGGAATTATCACCAGAAGAACAAGATAAAgtcaatcaaatcattgagtataaaattaaagaacAAGCTAAACATGATGGTGCCAAAGGGTTGAATGCAGCTTTTGATCAATACCCGCCTTACAAATTTTTACGAGAAATTGTTGGGTATGATAATATCAAATGGGTTCAAACCGCCTCTGCCCCAATTGCTCCTTCTACCTTGGTATATTTAAAGGCAAGTTTAAATATGGGTATTAGACAACAATATGGGTTGACAGAAAGTGGTGCTGCTATTACCAGTACTGATGATTACGAGGCAAAAGCTGGATCTTGTGGAACTATTTTACCAACAggacaattgaaattacgAAGTGTTAAAGACATGGGATACAGTATCGATAGATTAGAAGGTGAAGTAATGCTTCAAGGACCACAGATGTTTAAAGGTTACTACTATAACAAAGAAGAGACTgacaattcaattgatgaagatggtTGGTTCCATTCCGGTGATATTGCTCGAATTGATCCTAAAACCGGGAGAGTTAGTATTATTGATAGAgttaaaaatttcttcaagaTGCAACAAGGAGAATATGTCTCTCCtgagaaaattgaaaacagaTATTTATCGTCCAATCCACAAATCACCCAATTGTACGTTCATGGTAACTCATTACAAGCTTACTTGGTGGGcattgttggtgttgaatATGAAAAGGGGTTGAAATTTCTTAATGAAGAATTCGGTTTCAACAAGATTGATATTTCTGAAcatgaattattagaagattTAAACAAAGTTGAGATTAAAAGtaaatttttggaaaaaatgaatcaaaatgTTCGTGGTAAATTGAAtggatttgaaatattacataatattcatattgaaattaatccATTAACCGTGGAAAGAGAAGTAGTTACCCCAACATTTAAATTAAGACGTCCAGTTGCTTCAAAATTCTTTGCTAATGTTTTCCATAGATTATATGAAATTGAACAGAGTTTATTGCATCAAGCTAAATTAAGAACTGCCAAATTATAG
- a CDS encoding uncharacterized protein (Has domain(s) with predicted nucleic acid binding, nucleotide binding activity), giving the protein MSSKPTKKPSGEPEKSKREDRDKPTFNKDASPFSPSEYSQPSDPSELTYQPPPSPFQASKPLIRKSTTNASPTSSYASTASYEVILNNIPNSISQNDLHQFIDSCIKEDHFHIIEFNKGSTNTSSNSNTTTTAVLKITNLLTYHKIKTNLSQAELEGNIIEVKLKETDTPHSSSASPVPDPHFNPQFVPPLQAFPYWRQVPFSHRNSSSSISTSQRVPSSSSNRTSVDSRRTSSKTSNSTQSSISSMGTSQRSSTASSVGNDLSFPKKPAPPFMLRMAQNRDRNTSSPESFVSNTEDSQSDTIVQSEQYRRSEGPESGQGPGPGQGQEPKLEQIKEKEKDKEDVGDENEYEDEYILIRSGDGENPDEVIKVNPKRLFIGNVPYNSTWTSLKNFLITKSLELEPDNNISIHRVEIPTQQILRHDPYFLYHQHRGQMVGGPTFINKSRGFAIVRTGDRESSEKLIQMFDNVEFEGRLLTVRFDRYPDFNNYTVQQMYGGGGNNSSNSINSGVGRMFPMPPQFPIQQQFYPHSPTLDRSNTRHHMSQTPLPLPQPYQQQHHHQQQRPQQQQPSSPSVLSSLAFEKNSYQHNLYYGSTGTGMPSASVPPPGAVPPLPPPGAIHPSYGQAMMSPNAIAQSARTGTVESPRYQQYQYLQGILPTGYQQSEVASSGEQNSPFVQGFFCMPQPYFNSPGTGQASAAAMYVPIQYHYNSRSLSQYNNYQQQQYTQQTPLTMHALPPPPPLQPPPPQQQQQHAQSPPPPPPQPPQQRAKQNKSSTYLAKSRNVSKESTPMTSETKQKQSDITEPVTTTTADNREPTSTASEEEKARELMNSIKDLSLG; this is encoded by the coding sequence ATGTCACTGAAACCGACTAAGAAACCAAGTGGTGAGCCTGAAAAACTGAAGCGGGAGGATAGGGATAAACCTACATTCAATAAAGATGCAAGTCCCTTTTCTCCGTCTGAATACTCTCAACCTTCAGATCCTTCTGAGTTGACTTACCAACCACCACCTTCACCATTTCAAGCTTCAAAACCACTTATCAGAAAATCAACTACCAATGCATCACCAACAAGCTCTTATGCATCCACTGCACTGTATGAAGTtattttaaacaatattCCTAATAGCATTAGCCAAAATgatcttcatcaattcaTAGATTCTTGCATTAAAGAAGATCATTTTCATATCATAGAATTTAACAAAGGTAGTACTAATACTAGtagcaacagcaacacTACCACCACAGCGGTATTAAAAATCACCAATTTATTGACATAtcataaaatcaaaactaatTTATCCCAAGCTGAACTAGAAGGAAACATTATTGAGGTGAAATTGAAGGAAACCGACACACCACATTCATCATCAGCTTCACCAGTACCAGATCCACACTTCAACCCACAATTTGTACCTCCACTACAAGCATTCCCTTATTGGAGACAAGTTCCTTTTTCTCACCGTAATTCATCCTCATCAATATCCACATCCCAGAGAGttccatcatcatcatcgaaTCGAACATCAGTTGATTCGAGACGTACAAGTTCAAAGACCAGTAACTCAACACAAAGTTCAATATCTTCCATGGGAACAAGTCAACGAAGTTCAACTGCCTCATCGGTAGGTAATGATTTGCTGTTTCCCAAGAAACCTGCACCTCCATTTATGTTGAGAATGGCCCAAAACCGAGATCGTAATACTAGTTCTCCGGAATCTTTTGTTTCCAACACTGAAGACTCTCAAAGTGATACTATAGTACAACTGGAGCAGTACCGCCGACTGGAAGGGCCAGAACTGGGACAGGGACCGGGACCAGGGCAGGGGCAGGAACCGAAACTAGAACAAATaaaggaaaaggaaaaggaTAAAGAAGATGTTGgagatgaaaatgaatatgAAGATGAGTATATTTTGATTCGTTCTGGCGATGGTGAAAATCCCGACGAGGTGATTAAAGTGAACCCCAAGAGATTATTCATTGGTAATGTTCCCTACAATTCAACTTGGACATCATTGAAGAATTTCCTAATCACGAAATCACTTGAATTAGAACcagataataatatttccATTCATCGAGTCGAGATTCCTactcaacaaattttgCGCCATGATCCATATTTTTTATACCATCAACACAGAGGACAAATGGTTGGTGGGCCAACATTTATAAACAAAAGTCGAGGGTTTGCAATTGTCAGAACTGGCGATCGAGAGTCATCAGAGAAATTGATCCAAATGTTTGATaatgttgaatttgaagGAAGATTATTAACTGTACGATTCGACAGATATCCCGATTTTAACAATTATACTGTTCAGCAGATGTATGGAGGGGGAGGTAATAACAGCAGTAACAGCATCAATAGTGGAGTTGGTAGAATGTTCCCTATGCCTCCacaatttccaattcagCAGCAATTCTATCCGCATTCACCAACATTAGATAGATCAAACACTCGTCATCACATGTCCCAGACACCATTACCTTTACCACAGCCATATCAACagcaacaccaccaccaacaacaacgtcctcagcaacaacaaccttCGAGCCCATCAGTTCTCAGCAGTCTTGCATTTGAAAAGAATCTGTACCAACACAACTTATATTATGGTTCCACGGGAACCGGAATGCCATCTGCACTGGTTCCTCCTCCAGGAGCAGTTCCACCACTTCCACCACCAGGCGCAATTCATCCATCATATGGCCAAGCAATGATGTCTCCCAACGCTATAGCCCAGTCTGCTCGTACAGGTACAGTAGAATCACCAAGgtatcaacaatatcaatatcttcaaGGAATATTGCCAACGGGATACCAACAATCAGAAGTAGCTTCTAGTGGGGAACAAAATTCCCCATTTGTACAAGGATTTTTCTGTATGCCACAACCATATTTTAATTCACCAGGAACAGGACAAGCATCAGCTGCAGCGATGTATGTACCAATACAGTATCATTACAACTCGAGGTCATTATctcaatataataattatcaacaacaacaatatacTCAACAAACCCCACTTACAATGCATGCgctaccaccaccaccaccattacaaccaccaccaccacaacaacaacaacaacatgcACAATCACCCCCACCTCCACCTCCACAGCCACCACAACAACGggcaaaacaaaataagaGTCTGACTTATCTTGCAAAAAGCAGGAATGTTTCCAAAGAATCCACACCCATGACTTCGGAaactaaacaaaaacaatcaGATATCACAGAGCcagtaacaacaactacagCAGACAATCGAGAACCTACTAGCACCGCCAGCGAGGAAGAAAAAGCAAGGGAATTAATGAACtcaattaaagatttatCATTAGGATAA